The following are encoded together in the Equus quagga isolate Etosha38 chromosome 1, UCLA_HA_Equagga_1.0, whole genome shotgun sequence genome:
- the C1H9orf50 gene encoding uncharacterized protein C9orf50 homolog, whose translation MPRRHPKPGAQWVAPKGFPDEGDGASRRRPPLLPRLPPPELRASWGADGLGGSRASGGGAGWWQTPRGQASPAAPGEGVRSPPPRLPALPTVAPRAAQDRTGLRSLLLPPLLLARAARAPAPPRPEPRECEDPRRGPAKEAADSLGALLGEFLPSRFREFLRQLGVERAEQPRPRTSSGAQHQRSVSERCQRCPCCPRASFLPDLQGKSSFIRNSLKKILLHQIPALGTSKRDHSQFTTIKKASHSSEEGSGHCRRCSPFRVRFADETLRDTALRYWERSCAVQQGSLKNGTATRSLASERAFGSLGRWLENLPKDLYSSAKAEAVAGSPFSWNYPCRCTQEPQGHLSEDASMKSRLPVIPRATTQRQQGDLKTFPDTHRILEQVGKSPCSWSQKLESFLPSLVLHTVLRQDCPKGY comes from the exons ATGCCCAGGCGTCACCCCAAGCCCGGGGCCCAGTGGGTGGCGCCCAAGGGGTTCCCGGACGAGGGCGACGGCGCCAGCCGCAGGAGACCCCCGCTGCTGCCCAGGCTGCCTCCGCCCGAGCTGCGAGCATCTTGGGGCGCGGACGGCTTAGGGGGTTCGAGGGCCTCGGGGGGCGGCGCAGGGTGGTGGCAGACCCCCCGGGGCCAGGCCTCGCCCGCGGCGCCTGGGGAGGGCGTCAGGAGCCCCCCGCCGCGCCTGCCCGCCCTGCCCACCGTGGCCCCGCGGGCGGCGCAGGACCGGACAGGGCTGAGGTCGCTGCTGCTGCCACCCCTGCTCCTGGCCCGCGCGGCCCGGGCACCGGCGCCCCCGCGCCCCGAGCCTCGAGAGTGCGAGGACCCCCGGAGGGGCCCGGCCAAGGAGGCCGCGGACTCCTTGGGCGCCCTCCTAGGAGAGTTCCTCCCCAGCAGGTTCCGGGAGTTCCTACGCCAGCTGGGCGTGGAGCGTGCGGAGCAGCCGCGGCCGCGGA CATCCTCAGGAGCGCAACACCAAAGGAGTGTGTCAGAGCGCTGCCAGAGGTGTCCTTGCTgtcccagagcctccttcctccCAGACCTGCA GGGCAAGTCATCGTTCATCCGGAACAGTCTTAAGAAGATTTTGCTCCATCAGATACCTGCCCTGGGGACCTCGAAGAGAGACCACTCACAATTCACTACGATCAAGAAGGCCAGCCA CTCCTCGGAGGAAGGCTCAGGGCACTGCAGGCGGTGCTCTCCGTTCCGAGTGCGGTTCGCTGACGAGACCCTGCGGGACACAGCACTCCGCTACTGGGAGCGCAGCTGTGCGG TCCAGCAGGGCAGCCTCAAGAACGGGACGGCCACCCGGTCGTTGGCATCAGAGCGGGCGTTCGGGAGCCTGGGGAGATGGCTGGAGAATCTGCCCAAAGACCTGTACTCCAGCGCCAAGGCGGAGGCCGTGGCCGGCTCCCCATTCAGCTGGAACTACCCCTGCCG GTGCACCCAGGAGCCGCAGGGCCACCTCTCTGAGGACGCCTCCATGAAGAGCAGGCTGCCCGTCATCCCCAGGGCCACCACCCAGAGGCAGCAGGGGGACCTCAAAACCTTCCCAGACACCCACAGAATCCTGGAGCAAGTGGGCAAATCGCCCTGCTCCTGGAGCCAGAAGCTG GAGTCCTTCCTGCCCAGCTTGGTGCTGCACACGGTCCTGAGGCAAGACTGCCCTAAGGGGTACTag
- the NTMT1 gene encoding N-terminal Xaa-Pro-Lys N-methyltransferase 1 yields MTSEVIEDEKQFYSKAKTYWKEVPPTVDGMLGGYGHISSIDINSSRKFLQRFLREGPNKTGTSCALDCGAGIGRITKRLLLPLFGVVDMVDVTEDFLVKAKTYLGEEGKRVRNYFCCGLQDFSPEPSSYDVIWIQWVIGHLTDQHLAEFLRRCKRGLRPNGIIVIKDNMAQEGVILDDVDSSVCRDLEVVHRIIRSAGLSLLAQERQENLPDEIYHVYSLALR; encoded by the exons ATGACGAGCGAGGTGATAGAAGATGAGAAACAATTCTATTCGAAGGCCAAGACGTACTGGAAAGAAGTCCCGCCCACGGTGGACGGCATGCTCGGGGGGTATGGCCACATCTCCAGCATCGACATCAACAGCTCCCGGAAGTTCCTGCAGAGGTTTTTGAGG GAAGGCCCAAACAAGACGGGAACCTCCTGCGCCCTGGACTGCGGAGCCGGCATTGGAAGGATCACCAAGAGGCTGCTCTTGCCGCTCTTCGGAGTGGTGGACATGGTGGACGTGACGGAGGACTTTCTGGTCAAAGCTAAGACCtacctgggggaggagggcaagagGGTGCGGAACTACTTCTGCTGCGGGCTCCAGGACTTCAGCCCCGAGCCCAGCTCCTACGACGTGATCTGGATCCAGTGGGTGATAG GCCACCTGACCGACCAGCACCTGGCTGAGTTCCTGCGGCGCTGCAAGCGGGGCCTGCGCCCCAATGGCATCATTGTCATCAAAGACAACATGGCCCAGGAGGGCGTGATCCTGGACGACGTGGACAGCAGCGTGTGCCGGGACCTCGAGGTGGTCCACAGGATCATCCGCAGTGCGGGCCTCAGCCTCCTGGCACAGGAGCGGCAGGAGAACCTCCCCGATGAGATCTACCATGTCTACAGCTTGGCCCTGAGATGA
- the ASB6 gene encoding ankyrin repeat and SOCS box protein 6 isoform X2: MPFLHGFRRIIFEYQPLVDAILGSLGVQDPERQEPLDGPSYVASEESRLLVLTELLERKAHSPFYQEGVSNALLKMAELGLTRAADVLLRNGANLNFEDPVTYYTALHIAVLRNQPDMVELLVRHGADINRRDRIHESSPLDLASEEPERLPCLQRLLDLGADVNAADKHGKTALLHALASSDGVQIHNTENIRLLLEGVTQLLLAHGADPSECPAHESLTHICLKSFKLHFPLLRFLLESGAAYNCSLHGASCWSGFHIVFERLCSHPGCAEDESHVDLLRKAETILDLMVTNSQKLQLPENFDIHPVGSLAEKIQALHVSLRQLESYPPPLKHLCRVYIRLHLQPWPVDAKVRALPLPDRLKWYLLSEHSGSVEDGI; the protein is encoded by the exons ATGCCGTTCTTGCATGGCTTCCGCAGGATCATCTTCGAGTACCAGCCGCTGGTGGATGCGATTCTGGGCTCCCTGGGCGTCCAGGACCCCGAGCGGCAGGAGCCCCTGGACGG GCCCAGTTATGTCGCCAGCGAGGAGAGCCGACTCCTTGTTCTCACTGAGCTGCTGGAGAGAAAGGCCCACTCTCCATTTTACCAGGAGGGCGTGAGCAACGCCCTGCTGAAGATGGCCGAGCTGGGGCTGACCCGCGCAGCCGACGTCCTCCTGCGGAACGGGGCCAACCTCAACTTTGAAG ACCCAGTCACCTACTACACGGCCCTGCACATCGCCGTCTTGCGAAACCAGCCGGACATGGTGGAGCTGCTGGTGCGCCATGGGGCTGACATTAACCGGAGGGACCGG ATCCACGAGAGCAGCCCCCTGGACCTGGCCAGCGAGGAGCCGGAGCGCCTGCCCTGCCTGCAGCGCCTGCTGGACCTCGGTGCTGACGTCAATGCAGCTGACAAGCATG GAAAGACTGCTCTGCTCCACGCCCTGGCCAGCAGTGACGGCGTGCAGATCCACAACACTGAGAACATCCGGCTCTTGCTGGAAGGAG TCACGCAGCTGCTGCTGGCTCACGGGGCCGACCCCAGCGAGTGCCCGGCGCACGAGTCCCTCACCCACATCTGCCTCAAGAGCTTTAAACTCCACTTCCCTCTCCTGCGCTTCCTGCTGGAGTCTGGAGCCGCCTATAACTGCTCCCTGCACGGGGCGTCCTGCTGGTCTGGCTTCCACATCGTCTTCGAGAGGCTGTGTTCGCACCCGGGCTGCGCTGAGGATGAGAGCCACGTGGACCTCCTGCGGAAAGCCGAGACCATCCTGGATCTCATGGTGACTAATTCCCAGAAACTCCAGCTGCCGGAAAACTTCGACATCCATCCTGTGGGCAGCCTGGCAGAGAAGATCCAGGCCCTGCACGTCTCCTTGAGGCAGCTGGAGAGCTACCCGCCGCCCCTCAAGCACCTGTGTCGCGTTTACATCCGGCTCCACCTTCAGCCGTGGCCTGTGGACGCGAAGGTCAGAGCCCTCCCTCTGCCCGACCGGCTGAAGTGGTACCTCCTCAGCGAGCACAGCGGCAGTGTGGAAGATGGCATCTGA
- the ASB6 gene encoding ankyrin repeat and SOCS box protein 6 isoform X1, producing MPFLHGFRRIIFEYQPLVDAILGSLGVQDPERQEPLDGPSYVASEESRLLVLTELLERKAHSPFYQEGVSNALLKMAELGLTRAADVLLRNGANLNFEDPVTYYTALHIAVLRNQPDMVELLVRHGADINRRDRIHESSPLDLASEEPERLPCLQRLLDLGADVNAADKHGKTALLHALASSDGVQIHNTENIRLLLEGGADVKATTKDGDTVFTCIIFLLGETVGGDKEEAEMINRFCFQVTQLLLAHGADPSECPAHESLTHICLKSFKLHFPLLRFLLESGAAYNCSLHGASCWSGFHIVFERLCSHPGCAEDESHVDLLRKAETILDLMVTNSQKLQLPENFDIHPVGSLAEKIQALHVSLRQLESYPPPLKHLCRVYIRLHLQPWPVDAKVRALPLPDRLKWYLLSEHSGSVEDGI from the exons ATGCCGTTCTTGCATGGCTTCCGCAGGATCATCTTCGAGTACCAGCCGCTGGTGGATGCGATTCTGGGCTCCCTGGGCGTCCAGGACCCCGAGCGGCAGGAGCCCCTGGACGG GCCCAGTTATGTCGCCAGCGAGGAGAGCCGACTCCTTGTTCTCACTGAGCTGCTGGAGAGAAAGGCCCACTCTCCATTTTACCAGGAGGGCGTGAGCAACGCCCTGCTGAAGATGGCCGAGCTGGGGCTGACCCGCGCAGCCGACGTCCTCCTGCGGAACGGGGCCAACCTCAACTTTGAAG ACCCAGTCACCTACTACACGGCCCTGCACATCGCCGTCTTGCGAAACCAGCCGGACATGGTGGAGCTGCTGGTGCGCCATGGGGCTGACATTAACCGGAGGGACCGG ATCCACGAGAGCAGCCCCCTGGACCTGGCCAGCGAGGAGCCGGAGCGCCTGCCCTGCCTGCAGCGCCTGCTGGACCTCGGTGCTGACGTCAATGCAGCTGACAAGCATG GAAAGACTGCTCTGCTCCACGCCCTGGCCAGCAGTGACGGCGTGCAGATCCACAACACTGAGAACATCCGGCTCTTGCTGGAAGGAG GGGCAGACGTCAAGGCTACCACCAAAGATGGGGACACCGTGTTTACCTGCATCATCTTCCTGCTTGGGGAGACGGTGGGAGGGGACAAAGAGGAGGCCGAGATGATCAACCGCTTCTGCTTCCAAGTCACGCAGCTGCTGCTGGCTCACGGGGCCGACCCCAGCGAGTGCCCGGCGCACGAGTCCCTCACCCACATCTGCCTCAAGAGCTTTAAACTCCACTTCCCTCTCCTGCGCTTCCTGCTGGAGTCTGGAGCCGCCTATAACTGCTCCCTGCACGGGGCGTCCTGCTGGTCTGGCTTCCACATCGTCTTCGAGAGGCTGTGTTCGCACCCGGGCTGCGCTGAGGATGAGAGCCACGTGGACCTCCTGCGGAAAGCCGAGACCATCCTGGATCTCATGGTGACTAATTCCCAGAAACTCCAGCTGCCGGAAAACTTCGACATCCATCCTGTGGGCAGCCTGGCAGAGAAGATCCAGGCCCTGCACGTCTCCTTGAGGCAGCTGGAGAGCTACCCGCCGCCCCTCAAGCACCTGTGTCGCGTTTACATCCGGCTCCACCTTCAGCCGTGGCCTGTGGACGCGAAGGTCAGAGCCCTCCCTCTGCCCGACCGGCTGAAGTGGTACCTCCTCAGCGAGCACAGCGGCAGTGTGGAAGATGGCATCTGA